The following coding sequences lie in one Polynucleobacter sp. HIN7 genomic window:
- the hpf gene encoding ribosome hibernation-promoting factor, HPF/YfiA family: MNLRINSRHLEVTPGIRDHLENRLERIRKHFDHVIDASAFLMIDKAKEKGLRQTAELTLHLKGKELFAQAHHEDLYHAMDAVIDKLDRQVIKHKERIQDHHHDKHQLQN; this comes from the coding sequence ATGAATTTACGCATCAACAGCCGTCATCTCGAAGTTACTCCAGGCATTCGTGATCATCTAGAAAATCGTCTAGAGCGAATTCGTAAGCATTTTGATCATGTGATTGATGCCTCTGCATTTCTCATGATTGATAAAGCAAAAGAAAAAGGATTAAGACAAACGGCTGAATTGACTCTTCACCTCAAGGGAAAGGAGTTATTTGCTCAGGCGCATCACGAAGATTTGTATCACGCAATGGATGCCGTCATCGATAAACTCGACCGACAAGTTATTAAGCATAAAGAGCGAATCCAAGATCACCATCACGATAAACATCAGCTGCAAAATTAA
- a CDS encoding PTS sugar transporter subunit IIA, producing MNVLSRLFTTDSINLNAQASNKAQAFENAGQYFATKLHIPSETVLSFLNAREALGSTGLGFGVAIPHGRIKGLQEPCAALFKLQTPIEFGAPDGKPVSLLLFLLVPEKATQEHLEILAVIAQLLTNPQTLDQLQNETDPEKVKDLICHWEALQ from the coding sequence ATGAATGTCCTTAGTCGCCTATTTACCACTGACAGCATTAATTTGAATGCACAAGCGTCTAATAAGGCGCAGGCATTCGAAAATGCTGGTCAGTATTTTGCGACCAAACTTCACATTCCGTCCGAGACTGTCTTAAGTTTCCTAAATGCCCGGGAAGCTCTGGGTTCAACTGGTCTTGGATTCGGTGTAGCCATACCCCATGGACGAATTAAAGGCTTACAAGAGCCATGCGCGGCTCTTTTTAAGCTCCAAACCCCAATTGAGTTTGGGGCCCCAGACGGTAAACCCGTTTCACTCCTCCTTTTTCTGTTGGTTCCAGAAAAAGCAACTCAGGAGCATCTTGAAATCCTAGCGGTCATTGCTCAGCTCCTCACCAACCCCCAAACCCTTGACCAGTTGCAAAATGAGACTGATCCTGAGAAAGTTAAGGACTTGATTTGCCATTGGGAGGCTTTGCAATGA
- the hprK gene encoding HPr(Ser) kinase/phosphatase yields MSQQLLLEDVTAQQIFDENIGDLKLSWISGLEGADRKFNADAVKSAAASSDLVGHLNMIHPSRIQIFGNQEIDYHAKLPSAERQTQISSLIASKPPCIIVADGCKADEELQLYCQRSSTPLFATNTSAAEVIDHLRFYLTKIGAPCITMHGVFMDILGLGVLITGESGLGKSELGLELISRGHGLVADDAVDFTRLGPDYIEGRCPEILRDLLEVRGLGLLDIRTIFGETAVRRKLKLRLIVQLVRRNDGEFERLPIESQFVEVLDIPIRTVKIQVAAGRNLAVLVEAAVRNTILQLRGIDTLKDFIERQRNQMNLDSEHNKSQGRLL; encoded by the coding sequence ATGAGCCAGCAACTTTTACTGGAAGACGTCACAGCCCAACAGATCTTCGATGAAAATATTGGAGATTTAAAGCTGTCTTGGATCAGCGGCCTCGAGGGCGCTGACCGAAAATTCAACGCTGATGCCGTCAAGTCTGCGGCCGCCTCCTCTGATTTGGTTGGGCATTTAAATATGATTCATCCAAGCCGAATTCAGATATTCGGTAATCAAGAGATTGACTATCACGCCAAACTACCAAGCGCTGAACGTCAAACCCAAATTTCCTCTCTGATCGCGAGTAAGCCGCCCTGCATTATTGTGGCCGACGGTTGCAAAGCAGATGAAGAATTACAACTCTATTGCCAACGTTCCTCCACTCCCCTCTTTGCGACCAATACTTCTGCTGCAGAGGTCATTGATCACCTGCGGTTTTACTTAACCAAGATTGGGGCACCTTGCATTACGATGCACGGCGTTTTTATGGACATCTTAGGTCTTGGCGTCTTAATTACTGGTGAATCCGGCTTAGGCAAGAGCGAGCTCGGTCTCGAACTAATTTCTCGTGGTCATGGTTTAGTAGCCGATGATGCGGTTGACTTTACACGACTCGGGCCAGACTACATTGAAGGTCGCTGTCCTGAGATTTTGCGCGACCTTCTCGAAGTTCGTGGTTTAGGTTTACTGGATATTCGGACGATCTTTGGTGAAACCGCGGTTCGACGGAAGTTGAAACTCCGCTTAATTGTGCAGCTGGTTCGTCGCAATGATGGTGAGTTCGAACGCTTGCCGATTGAATCCCAGTTTGTCGAGGTTCTTGATATCCCAATTCGCACCGTGAAAATTCAGGTAGCTGCTGGACGAAACTTAGCAGTTCTCGTTGAGGCTGCTGTTCGTAACACCATTTTGCAACTAAGAGGCATTGATACTCTCAAAGATTTTATTGAGCGTCAACGCAATCAAATGAATCTCGATAGCGAACATAATAAATCCCAAGGCCGTCTCTTATAA